In Kytococcus sedentarius DSM 20547, the sequence GGCGACGAGATGGCCGCCCGGCTCGGGGAGCCGCTCACCAAGGACCTCACCGCCCAGGCCTGGCGCACCGCGCTGGACCCGGAGGGGGAGTGGGTGCCCGCCGTGCTCACCGCCGCCGACAAGCGCCTCACCGAGGTGCGTCGCCACGTGCCCGATGCGGGGGGCCTGGTCATCGCGTCGAACCAGAAGAACGCGCGCGCCTACGCCCGTCACCTGGAGGCCGTGACGGGGGAGAAGCCGACCGTGGTCCTCTCCGACGATGCGGGGGCGTCCGCCCGCATCGAGACCTTCGCCGAGGGGGACTCGCGGTGGATGGTGGCGGTGCGGATGGTGTCCGAGGGGGTCGACGTGCCCCGGCTGTGCGTGGGCGTCTACGCCACCTCCACCCAGACGCCGCTGTTCTTCGCCCAGGCCGTGGGGCGCTTCGTGCGCACCCGCCGGCGGGGCGAGACCGCATCGATCTTCCTGCCCTCGGTGACGCCGGTGCTGGCGCTGGCCTCGGAGCTGGAGGCCGAGCGGGACCACGCGCTGGACCGTCCGGGGCCCACCGGTGAGGACGCGATCTGGGCGCCGGAGGAGGACGAGCTCGCGCGGGCCAACGCCAGTGAGCGGCTCAGCGACGAGCTCGGCCCCGGGTACGAGGCGCTGGAGTCCTCCGCCGAGTTCGACCACGTGCTCTTCGATGCCCAGCAGTGGGGCCTGGGCACCGAACCCGCCAGCGAGGACGAGGCCGAGTACTTGGGGCTGCCCGGACTGCTGGAGCCCGACCAGATGACCGAGCTGCTCCGGGAGCGGCAGGCCAAGCAGGTCTCACGGGGCAAGAAGACCGCCGCGCAGGGTGGGGAGCAGCCGATCGCCGCCCACCGCGCCCTGCAGGCCTCGCGCAAGGAGCTCAACAAGCTGGTGAGCGCCTACGCGCAGAAGAAGGGCACCCCGCACGCGACCGTGCACATGGACCTGCGGCGCCAGTGCGGGGGACCCTCCCTGGAGACGGCCACGCAGGAGCAGGTGACCCAGCGGATCGAGACCATCCGCCGCTGGTTCGTCGGGCGACGCTGACGGTCACGCGCATGGACCTCGTCGTGGCGCGCAGGGGCGAGGTCGCTGAGGTCGCCGCGGTCGTGGACGGCGTGGTGGGCCAGCGGTGGGATGTGCCGTGGGACGAGTTCCCCGGGTGGGTCGCCGAGCGCCTGCCCACAGGCGCCGGCACCGGGGCCGATGCCGTGGCCGGTGCCGGGGCCAATGGGGTGAGCGTGCGTTGGGTGTGGGCGGACTCCGCATCGGTCCACCTCCCGCTGCTGCGGGCCGGCGTGCGGGTGCCGCGCGCGGTGGACCTCGGCCTGCAACGCGCGATCCTGCGGTCGGCGGCCGCGGTGGCGCACACCGACTACGCCCGGGCGCCGGACTCCGTGTGGGACGAGGTGCGGGCTGCGGCGTCCCTGACCCCCGCCCCGCCGGCGGACACCGAGGTGGCCCTGTTCGACGTCGCGGCCCCGGGCCCGGACCTCGAGGCCTGCCTCGCCGAGCACCGCGCCCAGCAGGCCTGTCTGGCAGAGGCCCGCGACGGGGGCCGGTTGGCCCTGCTGTGCCACGCGGAGTCCGTCGGAGGCCTCA encodes:
- a CDS encoding DEAD/DEAH box helicase, which translates into the protein MSTSAADHLSPAYPDRAAWGTAPKLRAWQSEALERYQSLAASGGRDFLAVATPGAGKTTFALKVAADLLAEGVVTQITVVAPTEHLKTQWADAAAKVGIHLDPRFTNSQRAHSRDFHGIAMTYAGIAADPTLHEQRTREASTLVILDEIHHGGDARSWGDAIRQAFTPATRRLSLTGTPFRSDSNPIPFVRYEEGADGIRRSASDYAYGYANALSDGVVRPVLFMAYGGAMKWRTKAGDEMAARLGEPLTKDLTAQAWRTALDPEGEWVPAVLTAADKRLTEVRRHVPDAGGLVIASNQKNARAYARHLEAVTGEKPTVVLSDDAGASARIETFAEGDSRWMVAVRMVSEGVDVPRLCVGVYATSTQTPLFFAQAVGRFVRTRRRGETASIFLPSVTPVLALASELEAERDHALDRPGPTGEDAIWAPEEDELARANASERLSDELGPGYEALESSAEFDHVLFDAQQWGLGTEPASEDEAEYLGLPGLLEPDQMTELLRERQAKQVSRGKKTAAQGGEQPIAAHRALQASRKELNKLVSAYAQKKGTPHATVHMDLRRQCGGPSLETATQEQVTQRIETIRRWFVGRR